Proteins encoded together in one Oncorhynchus masou masou isolate Uvic2021 chromosome 3, UVic_Omas_1.1, whole genome shotgun sequence window:
- the LOC135510737 gene encoding GRAM domain-containing protein 2B-like isoform X1 has protein sequence MNMEHRRFSLDSSVSLKNGGGGGSLGLRRGSRSKKSKDKRKSLEEAQLEIPELGHSLNRSNSLRSETIEEESFHPPDGAVAKNSFVKYNKAFHKFFRDIPTEEKLTHVFTCALQKEVLYHGKLFVSVNYVCFYSSVLLKDTKVEVHVSSVKEVKKQNSALSMLSIRTTDGNKYSFVSLRNRRVCYEILQSVCSQAQLGEQVENGNSSPHFSGENGVDGVDREIDTISSSSSREDSVERSVPIEAVYSDLPSSADSWVWIVTERVKTLLLIRDMRNLNVLLSICLILAVLLILSSGYIGLRIIALEEQLSSLGALPEFSMHLREEQETT, from the exons ATGAACATGGAGCATCGGAGGTTCTCCCTCGACAGCTCAGT GTCCCTGAAGaatggtggtggaggaggcagtCTGGGCCTGAGGAGAGGGAGCCGCAGTAAGAAGAGCAAAGACAAGCGGAAGAGTCTAGAGGAGGCCCAGCTGGAGATCCCGGAGCTGGGACACAGCCTGAACAGGAGCAACTCTCTCAG GTCAGAGACCATAGAGGAGGAGAGCTTCCACCCGCCTGATGGCGCCGTTGCCAAAAAT agTTTTGTGAAATACAACAAAGCCTTCCACAAATTCTTCCGAGACATTCCCACAGAGGAGAAACTAACTCATG tgttcacCTGTGCCCTGCAGAAGGAGGTGTTGTATCATGGGAAGCTATTTGTGTCTGTCAACTACGTATGTTTTTACTCGTCCGTACTCCTCAAGGACACCAAG GTTGAGGTCCATGTGTCCAGCGTAAAGGAAGTGAAGAAGCAGAACTCAGCCCTGTCTATGCTCTCCATCCGTACTACTGATGGAAACAAG TATTCGTTTGTGTCTTTGCGGAACCGGAGAGTGTGTTATGAAATCCTGCAGTCTGTGTGTTCACAAGCGCAG CTGGGGGAGCAGGTGGAGAATGGCAACAGCAGTCCCCACTTCTCAGGAGAGAACGGCGTTGATGGCGTGGATCGGGAAATAGACACA ATCTCCAGCAGTTCCAGCCGGGAGGACAGTGTGGAGCGGAGCGTTCCTATAGAGGCCGTCTACTCTGACCTGCCCAGCAGCG CTGACTCGTGGGTTTGGATCGTCACTGAAAGGGTTAAAACCCTCCTCCTTATCAGAGATATGCGCAACCTCAATGTCCTCCTATCCATCTGTCTGATTCT ggcGGTGTTGCTAATACTGTCATCGGGGTACATCGGTTTGCGGATCATAGCTCTGGAGGAGCAGCTGAGTTCTCTAGGGGCCCTGCCGGAGTTCTCCATGCACCTCAGAGA GGAACAGGAAACAACCTGA
- the LOC135510737 gene encoding GRAM domain-containing protein 2B-like isoform X2, which produces MNMEHRRFSLDSSVSLKNGGGGGSLGLRRGSRSKKSKDKRKSLEEAQLEIPELGHSLNRSNSLRSETIEEESFHPPDGAVAKNSFVKYNKAFHKFFRDIPTEEKLTHVFTCALQKEVLYHGKLFVSVNYVCFYSSVLLKDTKVEVHVSSVKEVKKQNSALSMLSIRTTDGNKYSFVSLRNRRVCYEILQSVCSQAQLGEQVENGNSSPHFSGENGVDGVDREIDTISSSSSREDSVERSVPIEAVYSDLPSSGRCC; this is translated from the exons ATGAACATGGAGCATCGGAGGTTCTCCCTCGACAGCTCAGT GTCCCTGAAGaatggtggtggaggaggcagtCTGGGCCTGAGGAGAGGGAGCCGCAGTAAGAAGAGCAAAGACAAGCGGAAGAGTCTAGAGGAGGCCCAGCTGGAGATCCCGGAGCTGGGACACAGCCTGAACAGGAGCAACTCTCTCAG GTCAGAGACCATAGAGGAGGAGAGCTTCCACCCGCCTGATGGCGCCGTTGCCAAAAAT agTTTTGTGAAATACAACAAAGCCTTCCACAAATTCTTCCGAGACATTCCCACAGAGGAGAAACTAACTCATG tgttcacCTGTGCCCTGCAGAAGGAGGTGTTGTATCATGGGAAGCTATTTGTGTCTGTCAACTACGTATGTTTTTACTCGTCCGTACTCCTCAAGGACACCAAG GTTGAGGTCCATGTGTCCAGCGTAAAGGAAGTGAAGAAGCAGAACTCAGCCCTGTCTATGCTCTCCATCCGTACTACTGATGGAAACAAG TATTCGTTTGTGTCTTTGCGGAACCGGAGAGTGTGTTATGAAATCCTGCAGTCTGTGTGTTCACAAGCGCAG CTGGGGGAGCAGGTGGAGAATGGCAACAGCAGTCCCCACTTCTCAGGAGAGAACGGCGTTGATGGCGTGGATCGGGAAATAGACACA ATCTCCAGCAGTTCCAGCCGGGAGGACAGTGTGGAGCGGAGCGTTCCTATAGAGGCCGTCTACTCTGACCTGCCCAGCAGCG ggcGGTGTTGCTAA